A stretch of Aphelocoma coerulescens isolate FSJ_1873_10779 chromosome 1A, UR_Acoe_1.0, whole genome shotgun sequence DNA encodes these proteins:
- the LRRC4 gene encoding leucine-rich repeat-containing protein 4, which produces MKLLWQVTVHHLRRHRTWPGLLAASLTLHAWLLAAASASPGPQSCPSVCSCSNQFSKVVCTRRGLAEVPPGIPSNTRYLNLMENNIQMIQADTFRHLHHLEVLQLGRNAIRQIEVGAFNGLASLNTLELFDNWLTVIPSGAFEYLSKLRELWLRNNPIESIPSYAFNRVPSLMRLDLGELKKLEYISEGAFEGLYNLKYLNLGMCNIKDMPNLTPLVGLEELEMSGNNFPEIKPGSFHGLKSLKKLWIMNSQINLIERNAFDDLTALVELNLAHNNLSSLPHDLFAPLRYLVELHLHHNPWDCDCDILWLSWWLREYIPTNSTCCGRCHAPLHMRGRFLVEVDQTSFQCSAPFIMDAPADLNISEGRVAELRCRTPSMSSVRWLLPNGTVLSHASSHPRLSVLNDGTLNFSHVLLTDTGLYTCMVTNVAGNSNASAFLNVSTAELNTSNYSFFTTVTVETTEISPEDVSPKFTKPVPTTSTGYQPAYTTTTTVLVQTTRPPKQVAVPTADAGDKLQTSLDEVMKTTKIIIGCFVAVTLLAAAMLIVFYKLRKRHQQRSTVTAARTVEIIQVDEDIAPATAATPAAAPAGGAGEGAVVLPNIHEHLNYNTYKAGHGAHWTENALGNSLHPPGTTLADPYLIQTHPKEKVQETQI; this is translated from the coding sequence ATGAAGCTCTTGTGGCAGGTAACTGTGCACCACCTCCGCCGCCACCGCACCTGGCCGGGGCTCCTGGCCGCCTCCCTGACCCTCCACGCCTGGCTCCTGGCCGCGGCCTCCGCCTCCCCGggcccccagagctgcccctccGTGTGCTCCTGCAGTAACCAGTTCAGCAAGGTGGTCTGCACCCGCCGCGGCCTGGCCGAGGTGCCCCCCGGCATCCCCTCCAACACCCGCTATCTCAACCTCATGGAGAACAACATCCAGATGATCCAGGCGGACACGTTCCGCCACCTGCACCACCtggaggtgctgcagctgggcaggaacGCCATCCGGCAGATCGAGGTGGGCGCCTTCAACGGCCTGGCCAGCCTCAACACCCTGGAGCTCTTCGACAACTGGCTCACGGTGATCCCCAGCGGGGCCTTCGAGTACCTGTCCAAGCTGCGGGAGCTGTGGCTGCGCAACAACCCCATCGAGAGCATCCCCAGCTACGCCTTCAACCGCGTGCCCTCCCTCATGCGCCTCGACCTGGGCGAGCTCAAGAAGCTCGAGTACATCTCCGAGGGCGCCTTCGAGGGCTTGTACAACCTCAAGTACCTCAACCTGGGGATGTGCAACATTAAGGACATGCCCAACCTGACGCCCTTGGTgggcctggaggagctggagatgtCGGGCAACAACTTCCCCGAGATCAAACCGGGCTCCTTCCACGGGCTCAAATCCCTCAAAAAGCTCTGGATTATGAACTCGCAGATCAACCTGATCGAGCGCAACGCCTTCGACGACCTGACGGCGCTGGTGGAGCTCAACCTGGCCCACAACAACCTGTCGTCCCTGCCCCACGACCTGTTCGCCCCGCTGCGCTACCTGGTGGAGCTGCACCTGCACCACAACCCCTGGGACTGCGACTGCGACATCCTCTGGCTGTCGTGGTGGCTGCGGGAGTACATCCCCACCAACTCCACCTGCTGCGGCCGCTGCCACGCCCCGCTGCACATGCGGGGCCGCTTCCTGGTGGAGGTGGACCAGACCTCCTTCCAGTGCTCGGCGCCCTTCATCATGGACGCGCCCGCGGACCTCAACATCTCGGAGGGGCGCGTGGCCGAGCTGCGGTGCCGGACGCCCTCCATGTCCTCGGTGCGGTGGCTGCTGCCCAACGGGACGGTGCTGAGCCACGCCTCGAGCCACCCGCGCCTGTCCGTGCTCAACGACGGCACCCTCAACTTCTCGCACGTGCTGCTGACCGACACCGGCCTCTACACCTGCATGGTGACCAACGTGGCCGGCAACTCCAACGCCTCGGCCTTCCTCAACGTCAGCACGGCCGAGCTCAACACCTCCAACTACAGCTTCTTCACCACCGTCACGGTGGAGACCACCGAGATCTCCCCCGAGGACGTGTCCCCCAAGTTCACCAAGCCCGTGCCCACCACCTCCACGGGCTACCAGCCGGCctacaccaccaccaccaccgtgCTGGTGCAGACCACGCGCCCGCCCAAGCAGGTGGCCGTGCCCACGGCCGACGCCGGCGACAAGCTGCAGACCAGCCTGGACGAGGTGATGAAGACCACCAAGATCATCATCGGCTGCTTCGTGGCCGTGACGCTGCTGGCCGCCGCCATGCTCATCGTCTTCTACAAGCTCCGCAAGCGCCACCAGCAGCGCAGCACCGTCACCGCCGCCCGCACCGTGGAGATCATCCAGGTGGACGAGGACATCGCGCCGGCCACCGCGGCCAcgcccgcggccgccccggccggcggggcgggggagggggccGTGGTGCTGCCCAACATCCACGAGCACCTCAACTACAACACCTACAAGGCCGGACACGGTGCCCACTGGACAGAGAACGCTCTGGGCAACTCCCTGCACCCCCCTGGGACCACCCTGGCCGACCCCTATTTAATCCAGACCCATCCCAAGGAGAAAGTTCAGGAAACCCAGATATGA